In Paroedura picta isolate Pp20150507F chromosome 12, Ppicta_v3.0, whole genome shotgun sequence, one DNA window encodes the following:
- the NEURL3 gene encoding E3 ubiquitin-protein ligase NEURL3, whose amino-acid sequence MGSFFSTLLGDVTQVSYVPLVFHPDTKGSQIVLDVSQYIATRAATFHDGIVFSNRPIKVNEKVTVEILKEDDRWIGGLRLGFTSKHPSLMDSSDLPPYACPNLVKQGKCWASILPDEYVGEGTVVSFWVNSKGSVFFSVNYESGSYLLLEGVPVRKPLWAVIDIYGRTTAIQLLDPSRPKRHMYESSQKLFDVAGQNESACRNCYEENSIGKECAVCLCHKANTVMLPCCHANFCFCCSTRILYSSSHCPLCRQKVEKILRVSAWAGRGIPANWLGEVKDSSPPP is encoded by the exons ATGGGCTCCTTCTTTAGCACCCTGCTTG GTGACGTCACCCAGGTTTCATATGTCCCACTGGTCTTCCATCCGGATACCAAAGGATCCCAGATCGTTCTAGATGTTTCACAGTATATAGCCACCAGAGCAGCTACCTTTCATGATGGAATTGTCTTCTCCAACCGGCCAATTAAAGTTAATGAGAAGGTCACAGTGGAAATCCTAAAGGAAGATGACAGATGGATCGGTGGCTTAAGGTTGGGCTTCACCTCAAAGCATCCCTCCTTGATGGACTCCAGTGACCTGCCTCCCTACGCTTGCCCCAATCTGGTCAAACAAGGGAAGTGCTGGGCTTCTATCTTACCGGATGAATACGTAGGTGAGGGGACGGTCGTCAGCTTCTGGGTGAACAGCAAAGGCAGTGTTTTCTTCAGCGTCAACTATGAGTCTGGCTCTTACTTATTGCTTGAAGGTGTCCCAGTCAGAAAACCTCTCTGGGCTGTTATAGATATCTATGGAAGAACTACAGCTATCCAGCTCCTAG ATCCATCAAGGCCAAAGAGACACATGTATGAATCAAGCCAAAAGCTATTTGATGTAGCTGGACAGAATG aGTCTGCATGTAGGAATTGCTACGAAGAAAACAGCATTGGCAAAGAATGTGCTGTCTGCCTCTGCCATAAGGCCAACACAGTAATGCTTCCTTGTTGTCATGCGAACTTTTGCTTCTGCTGCTCCACAAGAATTCTCTACAGCAGCAGTCACTGCCCTTTGTGTCGGCAGAAAGTTGAGAAAATACTTCGCGTCTCTGCTTGGGCTGGAAGAGGAATCCCAGCAAACTGGTTGGGAGAAGTTAAGGATAGCTCACCCCCTCCCTGA